A genomic segment from Pseudomonas sp. S09G 359 encodes:
- the tauA gene encoding taurine ABC transporter substrate-binding protein yields the protein MAKGTSSRQFVTVFVSLILSFGVKAADLTVGYQTGIDPSKVPQADGLYEKAIGEKIAWRRFNSGPEVVTAIASGDVQIGNLGSSPLAAAASRNLPIVAFIVSAQINTSEALVVRNGSGIDKPEDLVGKTIATPFVSTSHYSLLGALKHWGLDTKKVKVVNLQPAEIAAAWKRGDIDGAFVWSPALGEIRKTGKTLTDAAQLGQWGAPTFEVWVARKDFAEKHPDVVAKFAKVTLDSFADYAAHKDRWTVDSEPVQKIAKLTGSNAADIPELLAGTTFPDAQAQQTDALLKGGTAKAIGETAKFLKEQGKVETVLPDYSAFVTDKFIKD from the coding sequence ATGGCCAAAGGCACATCCTCCCGTCAATTTGTTACAGTTTTTGTGTCACTAATACTTTCTTTTGGTGTCAAAGCCGCCGATTTAACGGTCGGCTATCAAACGGGCATCGATCCCAGCAAAGTCCCACAGGCCGATGGCCTCTATGAAAAAGCCATTGGCGAGAAAATTGCCTGGCGCCGGTTCAACAGTGGGCCGGAAGTCGTAACCGCTATTGCCTCGGGTGATGTACAAATCGGCAACCTCGGTTCCAGCCCTCTCGCCGCAGCCGCTTCGCGCAACCTGCCTATCGTCGCTTTCATCGTATCGGCGCAGATCAACACTTCTGAAGCCTTGGTGGTGCGCAACGGCAGCGGCATCGACAAACCCGAAGACCTTGTGGGTAAAACCATCGCCACGCCTTTTGTATCAACCTCTCATTACAGCCTGCTCGGCGCGCTGAAGCATTGGGGGCTGGACACCAAGAAAGTCAAAGTGGTGAACCTGCAACCGGCCGAAATTGCCGCCGCGTGGAAACGTGGTGATATCGACGGTGCGTTCGTGTGGTCACCCGCACTCGGGGAAATCCGCAAGACCGGCAAGACCCTGACAGACGCGGCCCAGCTGGGCCAGTGGGGCGCGCCAACCTTTGAGGTGTGGGTGGCACGCAAGGACTTTGCGGAAAAACATCCTGACGTAGTGGCCAAGTTTGCCAAGGTCACTCTGGATTCGTTTGCCGACTATGCGGCGCATAAAGACCGCTGGACGGTGGACTCCGAGCCCGTGCAGAAAATCGCTAAATTGACAGGTTCGAATGCGGCGGACATTCCCGAGCTGCTGGCCGGCACGACGTTCCCGGATGCCCAGGCACAGCAAACCGACGCGCTGCTGAAGGGCGGCACGGCGAAGGCAATTGGGGAAACGGCGAAATTTTTGAAGGAGCAGGGCAAGGTTGAGACGGTGTTGCCAGACTATTCGGCGTTTGTGACCGACAAATTCATCAAAGATTAA
- a CDS encoding peroxiredoxin, which yields MSLRLGDIAPDFEQDSSAGKIRFHEWLGDSWGVLFSHPADFTPVCTTELGFTAKLKDEFAQRGVKAIALSVDPVDSHHKWIEDINETQNTIVNFPILADADRKVSDLYDLIHPNASDTLTVRSLFVIDPNKKIRLTITYPASTGRNFHEILRVIDSLQLTDNHKVATPANWQDGDEVVIVPSLKDEEEIKKRFPKGYRAVKPYLRLTPQPNR from the coding sequence ATGAGCCTAAGACTGGGCGATATCGCCCCCGACTTCGAACAGGATTCCAGCGCCGGCAAGATTCGTTTCCACGAATGGCTGGGCGATAGCTGGGGTGTGTTGTTTTCCCACCCGGCGGACTTCACCCCGGTGTGCACCACCGAGTTGGGCTTCACCGCCAAGCTCAAGGACGAATTCGCCCAGCGCGGCGTCAAGGCCATCGCCCTGTCGGTGGACCCGGTGGACTCGCACCACAAGTGGATCGAAGACATCAACGAAACCCAGAACACCATCGTCAACTTCCCGATCCTGGCCGATGCCGACCGCAAGGTCTCCGACCTCTATGACCTGATCCACCCGAACGCCAGTGACACCCTCACCGTGCGCTCCCTGTTTGTGATCGACCCGAACAAGAAAATTCGCCTGACCATCACCTACCCGGCCAGCACCGGCCGCAACTTCCACGAAATCCTGCGGGTTATCGACTCGCTGCAGCTGACCGACAACCACAAGGTCGCCACCCCTGCTAACTGGCAGGACGGCGATGAAGTGGTGATCGTGCCGTCGCTCAAGGACGAGGAAGAGATCAAGAAGCGCTTTCCGAAGGGCTATCGGGCGGTGAAGCCGTACCTGCGGCTCACCCCGCAGCCTAACCGGTAA
- the argA gene encoding amino-acid N-acetyltransferase → MPEYVNWLRHASPYINAHRDCTFVVMLPGDGVEHPNFGNIVHDLVLLHSLGVRLVLVHGSRPQIEVRLEARGLTPTYHEGMRITDAATLECVIDAVGHLRIAIEARLSMDMASSPMQGSRLRVTSGNFVTARPIGVLEGVDYHHTGEVRRVDRKGINRLLDERSIVLLSPLGYSPTGEIFNLACEDVATRAAIDLGADKLLLFGADLGLIDENGRLVRELRPQQVPAHLQRLGNNYQAELLDAAAEACRGGVGRSHIVSYAEDGALLTELFTRDGGGTLVAQEQFELVREAAIEDVGGLLDLISPLEEQGILVRRSREVLEREIEQFSVVEREGMIIACAALYQIADSDAGELACLAVNPEYRHGGRGDELLERIETRARAQGLKTLFVLTTRTAHWFRERGFVPSTVDRLPSARASLYNYQRNSKIFEKAL, encoded by the coding sequence ATGCCCGAATACGTCAATTGGCTTCGTCACGCTTCGCCCTACATCAACGCTCACCGGGACTGCACCTTTGTGGTCATGCTGCCCGGCGACGGTGTGGAACATCCCAACTTCGGCAATATCGTCCACGACCTGGTGCTGCTCCACAGCCTGGGCGTGCGGCTGGTGCTGGTGCACGGTTCGCGCCCGCAGATCGAGGTACGCCTTGAAGCACGCGGCCTGACCCCGACTTACCACGAAGGCATGCGCATCACTGATGCCGCGACACTGGAGTGCGTGATCGACGCGGTCGGCCACCTGCGAATCGCCATCGAGGCGCGCCTGTCGATGGACATGGCCTCGTCGCCGATGCAGGGCTCGCGCCTGCGCGTGACCAGCGGTAATTTCGTGACGGCACGTCCTATCGGTGTATTGGAAGGCGTTGACTACCACCACACCGGCGAAGTGCGCCGGGTCGACCGCAAGGGCATCAACCGCCTGCTGGATGAGCGCTCCATCGTGCTGCTGTCGCCACTGGGTTATTCGCCCACCGGCGAGATCTTCAACCTGGCCTGCGAAGACGTCGCCACCCGCGCCGCCATCGACCTGGGTGCCGACAAGCTGCTGCTCTTTGGTGCCGACTTGGGCCTGATCGACGAAAATGGCCGCCTGGTGCGCGAGCTGCGCCCTCAGCAAGTGCCGGCGCACCTGCAACGCCTGGGCAACAACTACCAGGCTGAATTGCTCGACGCCGCGGCCGAGGCGTGCCGTGGTGGAGTAGGGCGCAGCCATATCGTCAGCTACGCCGAAGACGGTGCCTTGCTCACCGAGCTGTTCACCCGCGACGGTGGCGGTACGCTGGTGGCCCAGGAGCAGTTCGAGCTGGTGCGTGAAGCGGCGATCGAAGACGTCGGTGGCTTGCTCGACCTGATCAGCCCGCTGGAAGAGCAGGGCATCCTGGTACGCCGTTCACGGGAAGTGCTGGAGCGTGAGATCGAACAGTTCAGTGTGGTCGAGCGCGAAGGCATGATCATCGCTTGCGCGGCGTTGTATCAGATCGCGGATTCGGACGCAGGCGAGCTGGCGTGTCTGGCAGTGAACCCGGAATACCGCCATGGCGGGCGCGGTGATGAGCTGCTGGAGCGCATCGAAACCCGTGCCCGGGCGCAGGGCTTGAAGACCTTGTTCGTGCTTACCACGCGCACCGCCCACTGGTTCCGTGAGCGGGGCTTTGTGCCGAGCACGGTTGACCGGCTGCCATCGGCGCGGGCGTCGCTGTACAACTATCAGCGTAATTCGAAGATTTTCGAGAAGGCTCTGTAA
- a CDS encoding OprD family porin, whose amino-acid sequence MKKSTLALAVALGAIAQQAGAAGFIEDSKATLGLRNFYINTDNRDDATKAAGAQNKQEEWGQAFDLRFISGYTQGTVGFGLDAIGLLGVRLDSGGGTNGASGRTATNAGSYGGTVFPSKSNGEAVDNYSSLGLTAKAKISQTELKLGTLQPKLPVIVTNDGRLLPQTFQGGQITSGDIKDLTLVAGQIEKAKGRNSSNVENLSIAGANGRTAAGRDSNKFYYAGGDYKITKDLTAQYYYGNLDQFYKQHFLGLLHNWAIGPGVLKTDLRYFNSRADGNNSNDANYFTSGDYGTNAAGNNIVKGKVDNNLYSGLFLYSVAGHTFGGGYQVSNGDSDFPWLNQGDGSSAYLTTDSQIAKFARAGERTWQARYAYDFAKIGVPGLTAGVVYLRGDNIDTRGNTGNPQRATNANGANEWERDITVAYVVPEGPLKNVGVAWKNAMWRNDIPGQRNQDENRLIVSYSLPLF is encoded by the coding sequence ATGAAGAAGTCCACCTTGGCTTTGGCTGTAGCTTTGGGCGCAATCGCCCAGCAAGCAGGCGCTGCCGGTTTCATCGAAGACAGCAAGGCTACACTGGGTCTGCGTAACTTTTACATCAACACCGATAACCGTGACGACGCTACCAAAGCGGCCGGCGCGCAGAACAAGCAGGAAGAATGGGGCCAGGCTTTCGACCTGCGTTTCATCTCCGGCTACACCCAGGGCACCGTGGGCTTCGGTCTTGACGCTATCGGCCTGCTGGGCGTGCGTCTGGATTCGGGCGGCGGCACCAACGGCGCTTCCGGCCGCACCGCGACCAACGCTGGTTCTTACGGCGGCACGGTTTTCCCGAGCAAGTCCAATGGCGAAGCCGTTGATAACTACTCCAGCCTGGGCCTGACCGCCAAAGCCAAGATCTCCCAGACCGAACTGAAGCTGGGTACCCTGCAACCTAAGCTGCCGGTTATCGTGACCAACGACGGTCGTCTGCTGCCGCAGACCTTCCAAGGTGGCCAGATCACTTCGGGCGACATCAAGGACCTGACACTGGTTGCCGGTCAGATCGAAAAGGCCAAAGGTCGTAACTCCAGCAACGTCGAGAACCTGTCTATCGCAGGTGCCAACGGCCGTACCGCCGCTGGCCGTGACAGCAACAAGTTCTACTACGCCGGTGGTGACTACAAGATCACCAAGGACCTGACTGCCCAGTACTACTACGGCAATCTGGACCAGTTCTACAAGCAACACTTCCTGGGCCTGCTGCACAACTGGGCTATCGGTCCTGGCGTGTTGAAAACCGACCTGCGCTACTTCAATAGCCGCGCTGACGGTAACAACAGCAACGACGCCAACTACTTCACCAGCGGTGACTACGGCACTAACGCTGCCGGTAATAACATCGTCAAGGGTAAAGTCGACAACAACCTGTACAGCGGCCTGTTCCTGTACTCGGTGGCGGGTCACACCTTCGGTGGCGGTTACCAGGTCAGCAACGGCGACAGCGACTTCCCATGGCTGAACCAAGGCGACGGTTCGTCGGCTTACCTGACCACTGACTCGCAAATCGCCAAGTTTGCCCGTGCTGGCGAACGTACCTGGCAGGCTCGCTACGCTTATGACTTCGCCAAGATTGGCGTACCTGGCCTGACCGCCGGTGTGGTTTACCTGCGTGGCGACAATATCGACACCCGTGGTAACACCGGTAATCCACAACGTGCTACTAACGCCAACGGCGCGAACGAGTGGGAACGTGACATCACTGTTGCCTACGTCGTACCAGAAGGCCCGCTGAAGAACGTTGGTGTGGCATGGAAAAACGCCATGTGGCGCAACGACATTCCTGGCCAGCGTAACCAGGACGAAAACCGTCTGATCGTCAGCTACTCGCTGCCACTGTTCTAG
- a CDS encoding sulfonate ABC transporter substrate-binding protein: protein MRTVILRRGLVALFAAAVSFGAIVQAQAAETLRIGYQKYGTLVLLKAKGTLEKRLAAQGVQVQWTEFPGGPQLLEGLNVGSIDFGVTGETPPVFAQAAGADLLYVAYEPPAPTSEAILVPKDSAIKSVAELKGKKIVLNKGSNVHYLLVRALEDAGLKYTDVQTVFLPPADARAAFERGSVDAWVIWDPYQAAAEKQLQARTLRDGTGIADNHQFYLATKPYAEQHPEVIKALIEEVRAVGEWSKANPQEVTEQVAPLLGLPADITLTSVKRQGYGALFLTPEVVAAQQKIADTFYQLKLIPKPLSIKDVIWTPPAAVAKAP, encoded by the coding sequence ATGCGCACTGTCATCTTGCGTCGTGGTCTGGTCGCACTGTTTGCTGCGGCTGTGTCCTTCGGCGCCATTGTTCAAGCCCAAGCCGCCGAGACCCTGCGGATCGGTTACCAGAAATACGGCACGCTGGTGCTGCTCAAAGCCAAGGGCACCCTGGAAAAACGCCTGGCCGCCCAGGGCGTGCAGGTGCAATGGACCGAGTTCCCGGGTGGCCCGCAATTGCTCGAAGGCCTGAACGTGGGCTCGATCGACTTCGGCGTCACCGGTGAAACCCCGCCGGTGTTCGCCCAGGCTGCCGGTGCCGACCTGCTCTACGTGGCCTACGAGCCGCCAGCGCCGACCAGTGAAGCGATCCTGGTGCCGAAAGACTCCGCGATCAAATCGGTGGCCGAGCTCAAGGGCAAGAAAATCGTGCTGAACAAAGGCTCCAACGTGCACTACCTGCTGGTACGTGCCCTGGAAGACGCCGGCCTGAAATACACCGACGTACAAACCGTGTTCCTGCCGCCGGCCGATGCGCGTGCCGCCTTCGAGCGTGGCAGCGTGGATGCGTGGGTGATCTGGGACCCGTACCAGGCCGCCGCCGAGAAACAACTGCAAGCGCGCACCCTGCGTGACGGCACCGGCATTGCCGACAACCACCAGTTCTACCTGGCGACCAAGCCCTACGCCGAGCAACACCCTGAAGTGATCAAGGCACTGATCGAAGAAGTGCGCGCCGTGGGCGAATGGTCCAAAGCCAACCCGCAGGAAGTCACTGAGCAAGTGGCACCGCTGCTCGGCCTGCCGGCTGACATCACCCTGACCTCAGTCAAACGCCAAGGCTACGGCGCGCTGTTCCTGACCCCGGAAGTGGTCGCCGCCCAGCAGAAAATCGCCGACACCTTCTACCAACTCAAATTGATCCCCAAACCCTTGAGCATCAAGGACGTGATCTGGACGCCACCCGCCGCCGTTGCCAAAGCGCCGTAA
- a CDS encoding TetR/AcrR family transcriptional regulator gives MTTRPATPRKPRARSQARIDAILDAARTLLAAEGVAGLSIYSVAERAQIPPSSVYHFFASVPALLEALTADVHAAFRAAIQAPIEHASLKHWRDLSYIVEQRMLAIYDQDAAARQLILAQHGLTEVTQADRQHDLELGDLMLEVFNRHFEVPTLPDDVDVFALALELSDRVYARSVHQHGQITPRMAEEGMRVFDAYVGLYLPAYLPKR, from the coding sequence ATGACCACCCGCCCCGCCACCCCGCGCAAACCCCGCGCCCGCAGCCAGGCCCGGATCGACGCGATCCTCGACGCCGCCCGCACGTTGCTGGCCGCCGAAGGCGTGGCCGGTTTGTCGATCTACAGCGTGGCCGAACGGGCGCAGATTCCGCCGTCGTCGGTGTATCACTTCTTCGCCAGCGTGCCGGCGCTGCTGGAGGCGTTGACGGCCGATGTGCACGCCGCCTTTCGCGCGGCCATTCAGGCACCCATTGAGCACGCTTCACTCAAGCACTGGCGGGACCTGTCCTACATCGTCGAGCAGCGCATGCTCGCCATCTATGACCAGGACGCCGCCGCACGCCAGTTGATCCTGGCCCAGCATGGGCTCACCGAAGTGACTCAGGCCGACCGCCAGCATGATCTGGAGTTGGGGGATTTGATGCTGGAAGTGTTCAACCGCCACTTCGAGGTGCCGACGCTACCCGACGATGTCGACGTGTTTGCCCTGGCCCTGGAACTGAGCGACCGCGTGTATGCGCGTTCGGTGCATCAGCATGGGCAGATTACGCCGCGCATGGCGGAGGAAGGGATGCGGGTGTTTGATGCGTATGTGGGGTTGTATTTGCCGGCGTATTTGCCCAAGCGTTGA
- the ssuC gene encoding aliphatic sulfonate ABC transporter permease SsuC — protein sequence MNYEKLSHRVAPWVLPILLLAVWQLSVSAGWLSTRILPAPSAVIEAGINLVRSGEIWTHLAISGWRAGLGFVIGGSIGLALGFITGLSKWGERLLDSSVQMIRNVPHLALIPLVILWFGIDETAKIFLVALGTLFPIYLNTYHGIRNVDPALVEMSRSYGLSGFSLFWQVILPGALPSILVGVRFALGFMWLTLIVAETISASSGIGYLAMNAREFLQTDVVVLAIVMYAILGKLADLAARGLERVWLRWHPAYQVNKGGAA from the coding sequence ATGAATTATGAAAAATTGAGCCATCGCGTGGCGCCCTGGGTGCTGCCGATTCTGTTGCTGGCGGTGTGGCAGTTGTCGGTGTCGGCGGGCTGGTTGTCGACGCGCATCCTGCCGGCACCCAGCGCGGTGATTGAAGCCGGGATCAACTTGGTACGCAGCGGCGAAATCTGGACCCACCTGGCCATCAGCGGTTGGCGTGCCGGCCTGGGCTTCGTGATCGGCGGCAGCATCGGCCTGGCCCTGGGTTTTATCACCGGCCTGTCGAAATGGGGCGAGCGCCTGCTGGACAGCTCGGTGCAGATGATCCGCAACGTGCCGCACCTGGCGCTGATTCCGCTGGTGATCCTGTGGTTCGGCATTGACGAGACGGCGAAGATTTTCCTCGTCGCCCTGGGCACGCTGTTCCCGATTTACCTCAACACCTACCACGGCATCCGCAACGTCGACCCGGCGCTGGTGGAAATGTCGCGCAGCTACGGCCTGTCCGGGTTCAGCCTGTTCTGGCAAGTGATCCTGCCGGGCGCGCTGCCTTCGATCCTGGTGGGTGTGCGTTTTGCCCTGGGCTTTATGTGGCTGACGCTGATCGTGGCGGAAACCATCTCCGCCAGTTCCGGTATTGGTTACCTGGCGATGAATGCCCGTGAGTTCCTGCAAACCGACGTGGTGGTACTGGCCATCGTCATGTACGCCATTCTCGGCAAGCTGGCCGACCTGGCAGCGCGTGGCCTGGAGCGGGTGTGGCTGCGCTGGCACCCGGCGTATCAAGTCAATAAAGGAGGTGCGGCATGA
- a CDS encoding molybdopterin-binding protein yields the protein MTIKAINVRNQFKGTIKEIVEGDVLSEIDVQTASGIVTSVITTRSVKELELVIGSEVIAFVKSTEVSIAKL from the coding sequence ATGACTATTAAAGCCATCAACGTCCGTAACCAGTTCAAAGGCACCATCAAGGAAATCGTCGAAGGCGACGTGCTGTCGGAAATCGACGTGCAAACCGCCTCCGGTATCGTGACGTCGGTGATCACGACTCGCTCGGTCAAAGAGCTGGAACTGGTGATTGGCAGCGAAGTGATTGCCTTCGTTAAGTCCACTGAGGTGTCGATCGCCAAGTTGTGA
- the ssuD gene encoding FMNH2-dependent alkanesulfonate monooxygenase, translating into MSLNIFWFLPTHGDGHYLGTAEGARAVDHGYLQQVAQAADRLGFGGVLIPTGRSCEDSWLVAASLIPVTQRLKFLVALRPGIISPTVAARQAATLDRLSGGRALFNLVTGGDPEELAGDGLFLTHEERYQASVEFTRIWRRVLEGETVDYDGEHISVKGAKLLYPPIQQPRPPLYFGGSSEAAQDLAAEQVEMVLTWGEPPAAVAEKIEQVRAKAAKLGRSVRFGIRLHVIVRETNEEAWKAADKLISHLDDDTIARAQASLARFDSVGQQRMAALHGGNRDNLEVSPNLWAGVGLVRGGAGTALVGDGPTVAERVKEYAALGIDTFIFSGYPHLEESYRVAELLFPHLDIERPELPKSAGYVSPFGEMVANDILPKAASQS; encoded by the coding sequence ATGAGCCTCAATATTTTCTGGTTCCTGCCTACCCACGGCGACGGCCATTACCTTGGCACCGCCGAAGGCGCTCGCGCCGTTGACCACGGTTACCTGCAGCAAGTGGCCCAGGCCGCTGACCGCTTGGGCTTCGGCGGGGTGCTGATCCCCACCGGGCGGTCCTGCGAAGATTCGTGGCTGGTGGCCGCCTCGCTGATCCCGGTGACCCAGCGGCTTAAATTCCTGGTTGCACTGCGCCCCGGGATCATTTCCCCGACGGTGGCTGCGCGTCAGGCGGCGACCCTGGATCGCCTGTCCGGCGGCCGCGCGCTGTTCAACCTGGTCACCGGCGGTGACCCGGAAGAATTGGCCGGCGATGGTTTGTTCCTCACCCACGAAGAGCGCTACCAGGCCTCGGTGGAATTCACCCGTATCTGGCGCCGCGTGCTGGAAGGCGAAACCGTCGACTACGACGGCGAGCACATCAGCGTCAAAGGCGCCAAGCTGCTTTACCCGCCGATCCAGCAACCGCGCCCGCCGTTGTACTTCGGCGGTTCCTCCGAAGCGGCCCAGGACCTGGCAGCCGAACAGGTGGAAATGGTCCTGACCTGGGGCGAGCCGCCGGCGGCAGTCGCGGAAAAAATTGAGCAGGTGCGGGCCAAGGCCGCCAAGCTCGGGCGTTCCGTGCGCTTCGGCATTCGCCTGCATGTGATCGTGCGCGAAACCAACGAAGAAGCGTGGAAAGCCGCGGACAAACTGATCTCCCATCTGGACGACGACACCATCGCCCGTGCCCAGGCTTCCCTGGCGCGCTTCGATTCGGTCGGCCAGCAACGCATGGCGGCCTTGCATGGCGGCAATCGCGACAACCTCGAAGTCAGCCCCAACCTGTGGGCCGGGGTCGGCCTGGTGCGCGGCGGTGCCGGTACTGCGCTGGTGGGCGATGGCCCGACCGTGGCCGAACGGGTCAAGGAATACGCGGCGCTGGGCATCGACACGTTTATCTTCTCCGGTTATCCACACCTGGAAGAGTCGTATCGCGTTGCTGAACTGCTGTTCCCGCACCTGGATATCGAACGTCCCGAGCTGCCGAAAAGCGCCGGTTACGTGAGCCCGTTCGGCGAAATGGTCGCCAACGACATCCTCCCCAAAGCTGCGTCGCAGAGCTGA
- the ssuE gene encoding NADPH-dependent FMN reductase: protein MLVVTLGGSPSQRSRSGVLLDKTRQWLQDKGVEVVSYQIRDFPAEDLLHARFDSPKVIDLLQQVANADGLVIATPVYKASFSGALKTVLDLLPERALAHKIVLPMATGGSIAHMLAVDYALKPVLSALKAQELLHGIFAEDSQIAYGEGSAQAQLVPVLEHRLHEALETLYSAMARRPKPLDPHVLNDRLLTARWSI, encoded by the coding sequence ATGTTGGTCGTAACACTTGGAGGCAGTCCCAGCCAGCGTTCGCGCTCCGGGGTGTTGCTGGATAAAACCCGTCAGTGGTTGCAAGACAAAGGCGTTGAAGTAGTGAGTTATCAGATACGGGACTTCCCGGCCGAAGACTTGCTGCACGCGCGCTTCGACAGCCCCAAGGTCATCGACCTGTTGCAACAGGTGGCTAACGCCGATGGCCTGGTGATCGCCACGCCGGTGTACAAGGCTTCGTTCTCCGGCGCGCTGAAAACCGTGCTCGACCTGCTGCCCGAACGTGCCCTGGCCCACAAGATTGTGTTGCCGATGGCCACCGGCGGCAGCATCGCCCACATGCTGGCAGTGGACTACGCCTTGAAGCCGGTGTTGTCGGCGCTCAAGGCCCAGGAATTGCTCCACGGCATTTTTGCCGAAGACAGCCAGATCGCCTATGGCGAAGGCAGTGCCCAGGCGCAACTGGTGCCTGTGCTCGAACACCGTTTGCACGAGGCCTTGGAAACGCTCTACAGCGCCATGGCCCGTCGCCCGAAACCGTTGGACCCCCATGTGTTGAATGACCGTTTGTTAACTGCTCGCTGGAGCATTTAA
- the ssuB gene encoding aliphatic sulfonates ABC transporter ATP-binding protein — MTAQQPPRLLKGIPLAVRKLRKAFGAREVLKEIDLHIPAGQFVAVVGRSGCGKSTLLRLLAGLDKASGGELLAGSAPLSEAIEDTRLMFQEARLLPWKKIIDNVGLGLKGNWRPKALEALEAVGLAERADEWPAALSGGQKQRVALARALIHQPRLLLLDEPLGALDALTRIEMQQLIENLWQKHGFTVLLVTHDVSEAVAIADRVILIEDGEIGLDLIVDLPRPRARGSHRLAALEAEVLNRVLSLPGTPPEPEPVSPLPTQLRWAQ; from the coding sequence ATGACGGCTCAACAACCTCCGCGCCTGCTCAAGGGGATTCCCCTGGCGGTGCGCAAGCTGCGCAAAGCCTTTGGTGCGCGGGAAGTGCTCAAAGAGATTGACCTGCATATTCCGGCGGGCCAGTTCGTGGCCGTGGTCGGTCGCAGCGGCTGCGGCAAAAGTACTTTGCTGCGCCTGTTGGCCGGCCTCGACAAAGCCAGTGGCGGCGAGCTGCTGGCCGGTTCCGCGCCCCTGAGCGAAGCGATCGAAGACACGCGCTTGATGTTCCAGGAAGCACGCCTGCTGCCGTGGAAAAAGATCATCGACAACGTGGGCCTGGGCCTCAAGGGCAACTGGCGCCCCAAAGCGCTGGAAGCCCTGGAAGCGGTAGGCCTGGCCGAGCGCGCCGATGAGTGGCCAGCGGCGTTGTCCGGTGGCCAGAAGCAACGCGTGGCCCTGGCCCGTGCGTTGATTCACCAGCCGCGCCTGTTGCTGCTCGACGAGCCTCTGGGCGCGCTGGATGCCCTGACCCGTATCGAGATGCAGCAACTGATCGAAAACCTCTGGCAGAAGCACGGCTTTACCGTGTTGCTGGTGACCCACGATGTCAGTGAAGCCGTGGCCATCGCCGACCGGGTAATCCTGATCGAAGACGGCGAAATCGGCCTCGACCTGATCGTCGACCTGCCGCGCCCACGCGCCCGGGGCTCACATCGCCTGGCCGCGCTGGAGGCCGAAGTGCTCAACCGTGTGCTGTCGCTGCCCGGCACGCCGCCGGAACCTGAACCTGTTTCACCGCTGCCTACGCAATTGCGTTGGGCTCAATAA